The Peribacillus sp. FSL E2-0218 genome contains a region encoding:
- a CDS encoding DUF1360 domain-containing protein → MFLPHNEFTLFVLLGLASFRLTRLIVFDKIMEPLRRPFFKEIEEKNAEGEVEIYLLPKEKGLLGWGGQLLSCFWCVGVWVSLFLVFLHLQSWFIGDIVVLILAVAAVGAIIEVIISKIMDI, encoded by the coding sequence ATGTTTCTCCCGCATAATGAGTTCACCTTGTTTGTACTATTAGGATTGGCCTCCTTCAGGCTGACACGATTGATTGTATTCGATAAAATCATGGAGCCGCTGCGCCGCCCTTTTTTTAAGGAAATAGAGGAAAAGAATGCAGAAGGCGAAGTGGAAATATATTTGCTTCCCAAAGAAAAGGGATTACTTGGCTGGGGAGGACAGTTGCTTAGCTGTTTTTGGTGCGTGGGTGTCTGGGTCAGCCTTTTTTTGGTATTCCTGCACCTGCAAAGTTGGTTCATAGGGGACATAGTGGTGTTGATTCTTGCCGTAGCGGCCGTAGGAGCGATCATTGAGGTCATAATCAGTAAAATTATGGACATTTGA
- the spoVAC gene encoding stage V sporulation protein AC codes for MSGKEKTTPQQDAYKQLQGKHEIKRPIVKNCLKAFLIGGIFCMVGQAISYFYIYFFNFTEQTAGSPTTATMVFLALLMTGFGFYDRIGQFAGAGSAVPVTGFGNAVISAAIEHRTEGFVLGVGSNMFKLAGSVILFGVFSAFVVALIKTIYLMIGG; via the coding sequence ATGAGCGGCAAGGAGAAAACGACTCCCCAACAGGATGCATATAAACAGCTTCAAGGAAAGCATGAAATTAAAAGACCGATAGTGAAGAATTGTTTGAAGGCTTTTTTGATAGGAGGGATCTTCTGCATGGTGGGACAAGCGATTTCTTACTTTTATATTTACTTTTTCAACTTTACCGAACAGACAGCTGGAAGTCCAACCACTGCGACCATGGTATTCCTGGCCCTATTGATGACAGGCTTCGGCTTCTACGATCGAATTGGGCAGTTCGCTGGGGCAGGGAGTGCAGTCCCGGTTACCGGGTTTGGTAATGCAGTCATTTCAGCGGCCATCGAACATAGGACCGAGGGGTTCGTGTTAGGGGTCGGATCGAATATGTTCAAATTGGCAGGCTCGGTCATTTTATTTGGAGTATTTTCAGCCTTTGTCGTGGCGTTGATTAAAACGATTTATTTAATGATTGGGGGCTAA
- a CDS encoding site-2 protease family protein encodes MKESTLNKGWVSLGAIGLFFLGKIKWLLALLKVAKVGSLLSIFVSLGAYALVYGWKFAAALVYLIYIHEMGHLLAAKRKGIKTSSAIFIPFVGALIALKEEPKNANQEAYLAFGGPLLGTVAFLPAIPLFLVTENPFWLLVITLGAMINLFNLMPVHPLDGGRIVGVISAKLWVVGIIGMVVYMFFRPNPLLILFFILGISKWWNEFRSEITINQRDSVIESNQFGMEQLEEFAAATEEEKIRLVNIWNMELSRLHGKLNKMKSWHIPLFDDDKLKEKQRTEVKLTIYRSLLDAANSNEYQYGPTDFENIGTYERIAATFFKEVQEQTKIRDKEKSYYSSSLKTKVIWFSLYLGLAIFLMLTSLYAGDLMEQYKTSLP; translated from the coding sequence TTGAAAGAATCTACATTGAATAAAGGATGGGTAAGTTTAGGTGCAATCGGGTTGTTTTTCCTCGGGAAAATAAAATGGTTGCTTGCACTATTGAAAGTAGCAAAAGTGGGTTCTCTCTTATCTATTTTCGTTTCACTGGGCGCGTATGCGTTGGTTTACGGTTGGAAATTTGCTGCAGCCTTAGTCTACCTTATTTATATCCATGAAATGGGCCATTTACTTGCGGCTAAGCGAAAGGGCATCAAAACATCCAGTGCCATTTTCATCCCGTTTGTCGGAGCGTTAATTGCCCTTAAAGAAGAACCGAAGAATGCTAACCAAGAAGCTTATCTTGCATTTGGAGGACCATTGTTAGGTACAGTAGCATTCTTACCAGCCATCCCCTTATTTTTGGTGACGGAAAATCCGTTTTGGCTTTTGGTCATTACCCTTGGAGCCATGATTAATCTGTTCAATCTAATGCCTGTGCATCCTCTTGATGGGGGACGTATTGTAGGAGTCATCTCTGCAAAACTTTGGGTAGTCGGGATTATCGGAATGGTCGTATATATGTTCTTCCGCCCCAATCCGTTACTAATTCTTTTCTTCATATTAGGAATCTCTAAATGGTGGAACGAATTCCGCAGCGAGATAACCATAAATCAAAGAGATAGCGTAATCGAATCCAATCAATTTGGTATGGAACAGCTAGAGGAATTTGCAGCTGCAACAGAAGAAGAAAAAATTCGCCTCGTCAATATTTGGAATATGGAATTAAGTCGGCTGCATGGAAAGCTTAACAAAATGAAGAGTTGGCATATCCCGCTATTCGATGATGATAAGCTAAAAGAAAAACAACGGACCGAGGTAAAATTAACCATTTATAGATCCTTACTTGATGCTGCTAATTCGAATGAATACCAGTACGGACCGACCGATTTTGAAAATATAGGCACCTATGAACGAATTGCAGCAACGTTTTTTAAAGAAGTGCAAGAACAAACGAAAATCAGGGACAAAGAGAAATCCTATTACTCATCAAGTCTCAAAACAAAAGTGATCTGGTTCTCCTTATACCTTGGACTTGCCATTTTCTTAATGTTAACGAGCTTATATGCAGGTGATTTAATGGAACAATATAAAACTTCATTACCTTAA
- a CDS encoding ATP-dependent helicase: MNQAKSGNEIVHIHTVSAGELQTLFEKGKRDQLSCVVCQKPVKLFIGIHETPYFYHSDPSQAPCVMPYSEPMNQDKPLEYMEQNGFKIPKSRTITETKTITEPFLRSRQVTGNPQYSHKTSSLAQLEEPYFQELSSCGVVLDAEQLKAVKTIDGPILVLSGAGSGKTRVLTVRTAYMLTVKKIDPRSIMLVTFTAKSAKEMQQRLLSYPNMTPSLVSQVVSGTFHSIFYKILIFHEPSKWQRDLLLKWEWEKEKILKQAGREMELDDKEFAYDQALQQIGLWKNSLAFPEDIQPDDEWEKSCLFLYKKYEEYKKQTGKYDFDDMLVGCYVFLKNHPDFLKKYQQRFQYFLVDEFQDINKVQYELIKLLSSESKNVCAVGDDDQSIYSFRGSDPKYILNFNHDFPRSQVVKLTENYRSSHQIVATANRLIKRNQNRMEKQMRAQHDSGNPPVLFYPYDEELEATMIVNDIQEKIAKGANPGDFAVLYRTHTMSRAIFERLAASNLPFVIEKDADSFYQRRVIRGMLAFMRLSLFPHDSKAAADVLSSLFLRQSILQELKAQTILQDCDYIDAFAYIKTGHAFQEKKLKTIPGQIRSLKIMSPLVALEIIEKDLGYQDYVKKRGNEANLEKGSDDIRDLKVAANRFPTVAAFLEHVEHMTAMVQEIKQLSKHFKDAIQLTTVHRSKGLEYKTVYVLAAVDGSIPHDFALESYRKGELAPLEEERRLLYVAATRAKTDLYLSILQTRRGRTAHPSRFLKL; the protein is encoded by the coding sequence ATGAATCAAGCAAAATCTGGCAATGAAATTGTACATATACATACCGTTTCAGCTGGTGAGCTGCAGACACTATTCGAAAAAGGGAAACGTGATCAGCTTTCTTGCGTCGTTTGTCAAAAGCCCGTCAAATTATTCATTGGCATTCATGAAACGCCCTATTTTTATCATAGTGACCCATCGCAGGCACCCTGTGTAATGCCATATTCCGAACCAATGAATCAGGACAAGCCCTTAGAATATATGGAACAGAATGGATTTAAGATCCCCAAGTCTCGAACCATTACCGAAACTAAAACCATTACGGAGCCTTTCCTTAGAAGCCGGCAGGTAACGGGAAATCCGCAATATTCACATAAAACCTCCTCCCTGGCACAATTAGAGGAACCATATTTCCAGGAATTATCCTCTTGCGGGGTCGTTCTAGATGCAGAGCAGCTTAAAGCCGTAAAAACGATCGATGGTCCCATTCTCGTCCTTTCTGGAGCAGGCAGCGGGAAAACCCGGGTATTAACGGTCCGTACTGCCTACATGCTTACGGTGAAGAAAATCGATCCAAGAAGCATCATGCTCGTGACATTTACCGCAAAGTCTGCTAAGGAGATGCAGCAGCGTCTGCTCAGTTATCCTAATATGACGCCTTCCCTCGTTTCCCAAGTCGTGAGCGGGACCTTTCATAGCATTTTTTATAAAATCCTGATTTTTCACGAACCATCCAAATGGCAACGCGATTTGCTATTGAAATGGGAATGGGAAAAAGAAAAGATCTTGAAACAAGCTGGTCGGGAAATGGAACTTGATGATAAGGAATTTGCGTACGATCAAGCACTCCAGCAAATCGGGCTCTGGAAAAACTCATTGGCTTTCCCCGAAGATATTCAACCTGATGACGAGTGGGAGAAATCCTGTTTATTCTTATATAAGAAATATGAAGAGTATAAAAAGCAAACAGGAAAATATGACTTTGATGATATGCTTGTCGGCTGCTATGTCTTCTTAAAAAATCACCCCGATTTTTTAAAGAAATACCAGCAACGATTTCAGTATTTCTTGGTGGATGAATTTCAGGATATCAATAAAGTTCAATACGAATTGATAAAACTCCTTTCTTCCGAATCAAAAAATGTGTGTGCGGTTGGAGATGATGATCAATCGATCTATTCCTTCAGGGGGAGCGATCCGAAATACATCCTGAATTTCAATCATGACTTCCCTCGATCCCAAGTTGTCAAGCTAACCGAAAATTATCGCTCTTCCCATCAAATCGTCGCCACTGCGAATCGATTGATCAAGCGCAACCAGAATCGGATGGAGAAGCAAATGCGGGCACAGCATGATTCAGGAAATCCGCCCGTATTATTTTATCCATATGATGAGGAATTGGAAGCAACGATGATCGTTAATGATATTCAAGAAAAAATCGCCAAAGGAGCAAATCCCGGGGACTTTGCCGTATTATACAGGACACACACAATGTCCAGGGCCATATTTGAAAGACTGGCCGCTTCCAACCTGCCATTTGTGATCGAGAAAGATGCAGATTCCTTTTATCAGCGCAGGGTCATACGCGGCATGCTGGCCTTCATGCGCTTAAGTTTGTTTCCTCATGATAGCAAGGCAGCAGCGGATGTTCTTTCCTCATTATTTTTAAGGCAAAGCATTTTGCAGGAATTAAAAGCACAAACCATATTGCAGGACTGTGATTATATCGATGCATTTGCTTACATCAAGACGGGGCATGCTTTCCAAGAAAAAAAATTAAAAACGATTCCAGGGCAAATCCGTTCTTTAAAGATTATGTCGCCGCTGGTTGCTTTGGAAATCATCGAAAAGGACTTGGGCTACCAGGATTATGTTAAAAAACGGGGCAACGAAGCGAATCTGGAAAAAGGCTCCGATGACATTCGAGACCTAAAGGTGGCAGCCAACCGTTTTCCTACAGTCGCCGCTTTCCTTGAGCATGTCGAACATATGACAGCCATGGTCCAAGAAATTAAACAGCTCTCGAAACATTTCAAGGATGCCATACAGCTTACCACCGTACACCGTTCCAAAGGCCTTGAATACAAGACCGTATATGTACTTGCTGCAGTCGATGGCAGCATTCCACATGATTTCGCACTTGAATCCTATCGAAAAGGGGAGCTTGCCCCTCTTGAGGAGGAACGACGACTGCTTTATGTTGCAGCGACAAGAGCCAAAACGGATCTTTACCTTTCCATCCTGCAAACAAGACGCGGACGGACCGCACATCCATCACGCTTCCTCAAGCTTTGA
- a CDS encoding YjcG family protein, with the protein MKYGVAIFPTKKLQDLANSYRKRYDTKYAFIPPHLTLKSTFEATDMEISAIADQIKDIAQKCRPFTMNVTKAKSFQPVSNTIYFKVELSEGLQELHDALNDESFIKSENEYAFVPHITIAQDLSDNEHSDVLGQLSMLDVSHEEEVKRIHLLYQLEDGAWTVYETFRLGAE; encoded by the coding sequence ATGAAATACGGTGTTGCCATTTTCCCTACAAAGAAACTTCAAGACTTAGCTAACTCCTATCGAAAGAGATATGATACGAAGTATGCGTTCATTCCACCGCACCTGACGCTTAAGTCAACGTTTGAAGCGACGGACATGGAAATTTCGGCGATTGCTGACCAAATAAAAGACATTGCCCAAAAGTGCAGGCCTTTTACGATGAATGTGACGAAAGCGAAGTCCTTCCAACCGGTAAGCAATACGATCTATTTCAAGGTGGAGCTATCCGAAGGGCTTCAGGAGCTGCATGATGCGCTGAACGATGAGAGTTTCATAAAAAGTGAAAATGAATATGCTTTCGTGCCGCACATCACCATCGCCCAAGATTTATCCGATAATGAACATTCCGATGTTTTAGGTCAGCTAAGCATGCTTGATGTCAGCCATGAAGAAGAAGTGAAGCGGATTCATCTGTTGTATCAGCTAGAGGACGGTGCCTGGACGGTATACGAAACATTTAGGTTAGGAGCTGAATAA
- a CDS encoding spore coat protein, translated as MNQNVYRSNCNTHESCDRSWSALDSASNHPLTGFCNGNDDTRIDQEARQDNNQVQLSEELIYIKDSCNVNVTSTDVKAALSLQAALQAAIAVIVSISIADADNAERITQELIQSSNVKQITRQKTIVENSRDIDITTTDAQIALNIQLLLQLLLALIVEIDIL; from the coding sequence ATGAACCAAAATGTATACCGTAGCAACTGTAACACACATGAAAGCTGTGACAGATCTTGGTCAGCTCTAGATTCCGCTTCCAACCACCCCCTGACAGGATTTTGTAACGGCAACGATGACACACGTATTGACCAAGAGGCAAGACAGGATAATAATCAAGTTCAGCTTTCCGAAGAACTTATTTACATTAAAGATTCCTGTAATGTAAATGTCACTTCAACAGATGTTAAAGCTGCCCTTTCTCTTCAAGCTGCATTGCAAGCTGCAATTGCGGTCATCGTAAGCATTTCCATCGCAGATGCAGATAATGCCGAAAGAATCACTCAAGAATTGATCCAATCCTCTAATGTCAAACAAATCACGCGTCAAAAAACAATTGTTGAGAACAGCCGTGATATCGACATTACGACAACGGATGCACAAATCGCTCTTAACATCCAACTATTACTACAACTATTGTTAGCTCTAATCGTTGAAATAGACATCCTTTAA
- a CDS encoding stage VI sporulation protein F: MDNNFFKNIEGKTGVNMKDVLELANSLQGANFKDETTVRNVIKRVSKIANKPVNKETEDKIVHSIVAEGNKLDFGTISNMINKK; this comes from the coding sequence ATGGATAATAACTTTTTTAAAAACATAGAAGGTAAAACGGGCGTGAATATGAAAGATGTATTAGAATTGGCAAACTCTCTACAAGGGGCCAACTTCAAAGATGAAACAACCGTCAGGAATGTCATTAAACGCGTTTCAAAAATAGCGAACAAACCGGTCAATAAGGAAACGGAAGACAAAATCGTCCATTCCATCGTAGCTGAAGGCAATAAACTCGACTTTGGGACGATTTCCAATATGATAAATAAAAAATAA
- a CDS encoding YhcN/YlaJ family sporulation lipoprotein translates to MFRKRKYVYRSWMLLLVALCMLTACSSQGDGKTENLALIKRTNPKPMDIINGMDEEDEKGLISKVKETVANEDTIYDVIVVKNEKKIIVAYKVKHLQRFHMKKIEKNVTQHLEERFPKYDFIVSSDYKIFLESLRLNEFLKKENVPEKKARKKFKEIEELQKELI, encoded by the coding sequence TTGTTCAGGAAAAGAAAATATGTGTATCGCAGCTGGATGCTCCTTTTGGTTGCTTTGTGTATGCTGACAGCCTGCAGCAGCCAAGGAGACGGGAAAACGGAGAATCTGGCTCTGATTAAACGGACGAATCCCAAGCCGATGGATATCATCAATGGGATGGATGAAGAAGATGAAAAAGGCCTGATCTCAAAGGTGAAGGAAACGGTAGCAAATGAAGATACGATTTATGACGTTATCGTGGTGAAAAATGAAAAAAAGATTATCGTCGCTTATAAAGTCAAACATTTACAACGTTTCCATATGAAGAAGATTGAAAAGAATGTGACCCAACACCTGGAGGAAAGATTCCCGAAGTATGATTTCATCGTATCGAGTGATTATAAAATCTTTTTGGAATCTTTAAGGTTGAATGAGTTCCTTAAGAAAGAAAACGTTCCTGAGAAAAAGGCACGGAAGAAGTTCAAGGAAATTGAAGAACTTCAAAAAGAATTGATTTAG
- a CDS encoding alpha/beta hydrolase-fold protein, translating into MSLRKGTIKEYMFKSEALAEELELLVYLPANYSPLYKYSLVIAQDGRDYFQMGRIGRVADELLGNDEIENIIVVGIPYKDRFDRRSKYHPDGEQHLAYIRFLAHELVPFLDEEFPTYQMGHGRALIGDSLGGTVSLLAALKYPHTFGKCIMQSPLANEAVMEAVRNFEDPHLLELYHVIGTDETDVPTTDGNRANFIEPNRKLHQLLNQKGFPCFYEEFEGNHTWKYWQADLKRALLEMF; encoded by the coding sequence ATGAGTTTACGCAAAGGCACAATTAAAGAGTACATGTTTAAAAGTGAAGCGCTGGCGGAGGAATTGGAACTGCTTGTTTACTTGCCTGCTAATTATTCACCATTGTATAAATATTCGCTTGTAATTGCTCAGGATGGACGTGATTATTTTCAAATGGGCCGAATCGGCCGTGTAGCCGATGAATTATTGGGTAACGATGAAATCGAGAATATAATCGTTGTGGGCATTCCCTATAAAGATCGTTTTGACCGCAGAAGCAAATATCATCCAGACGGGGAACAGCACCTTGCATACATACGTTTCCTTGCCCATGAACTTGTCCCGTTTCTGGATGAAGAATTTCCGACCTATCAAATGGGACATGGCCGCGCCCTGATAGGCGACTCGCTTGGCGGTACTGTTTCATTATTGGCCGCCCTGAAGTATCCGCACACATTCGGGAAGTGCATCATGCAGTCGCCCCTGGCCAATGAAGCCGTGATGGAGGCTGTACGCAACTTTGAGGATCCGCATCTACTCGAACTTTATCATGTGATCGGGACTGATGAAACGGACGTACCAACGACTGATGGGAATCGGGCAAATTTCATAGAGCCCAACAGGAAATTACATCAATTATTGAACCAAAAAGGATTTCCGTGCTTCTATGAAGAATTTGAAGGTAATCATACCTGGAAATATTGGCAGGCAGATTTAAAAAGAGCACTGCTGGAAATGTTCTAA
- a CDS encoding phosphatidylglycerophosphatase A — translation MADVHVHSREVTKAAKRLLMERGVSVEAIAKIVYELQIPYKADLELEECIRSVERVLLKREIQHAILVGVELDKLAEQKKLSEPLQSIVESDEGLFGVDETIAFGAVLGYGSIAVTTFGHLDKNKIGVIHELDKKQEGVVHTFLDDIVASIAASAASRLAHRLRDEEESLTEREKDIQEEEELIG, via the coding sequence ATGGCAGATGTACACGTACACAGCAGGGAAGTAACAAAGGCGGCAAAGCGCCTCTTAATGGAACGCGGCGTCAGTGTGGAAGCCATAGCCAAAATCGTTTACGAATTGCAGATTCCATACAAAGCCGATCTCGAATTGGAGGAATGCATCCGCAGCGTCGAGCGTGTCCTATTGAAAAGGGAAATACAGCATGCGATTCTAGTCGGTGTGGAGCTTGATAAACTGGCAGAGCAAAAGAAGCTTTCCGAACCTCTTCAATCCATCGTTGAATCCGATGAAGGCTTGTTCGGCGTCGATGAAACCATCGCATTCGGTGCAGTCCTCGGATACGGAAGCATTGCTGTCACGACATTTGGCCACTTGGATAAAAATAAAATAGGCGTCATCCACGAGCTCGATAAGAAGCAGGAAGGAGTTGTCCATACCTTCCTGGATGATATCGTTGCAAGCATTGCCGCGAGTGCCGCCTCAAGATTGGCCCATCGCCTGAGGGATGAAGAAGAATCGTTGACGGAAAGGGAAAAGGACATCCAGGAAGAAGAAGAGTTAATCGGATGA
- a CDS encoding GNAT family N-acetyltransferase yields MFVKIAENSQEREKAYMIRRQVFVQEQNVPIEEEIDQYEDVSTHFVLYNEQEQPVGAGRLRDIDNIGKVQRICVLATGRKNGAGAMIMNAIEEYAIQQGMHQLKLDAQVHAIPFYSKLGYEIVSDEFMDAGIPHKTMIKTLS; encoded by the coding sequence GTGTTTGTAAAAATTGCCGAAAACAGCCAAGAGCGTGAAAAAGCGTATATGATTCGAAGGCAAGTATTCGTTCAAGAACAAAATGTTCCGATTGAAGAAGAAATCGATCAATACGAAGACGTTTCCACGCATTTCGTCTTATATAATGAGCAGGAACAGCCAGTCGGTGCAGGCCGCTTAAGGGACATCGACAACATCGGTAAAGTCCAACGCATCTGTGTCCTGGCAACAGGCAGGAAAAATGGGGCCGGTGCCATGATCATGAACGCAATCGAGGAATACGCCATCCAGCAGGGAATGCATCAATTGAAGCTTGATGCGCAAGTTCACGCCATACCGTTTTATTCCAAATTAGGATATGAGATTGTGTCCGATGAATTCATGGATGCTGGCATTCCTCATAAAACGATGATAAAAACTTTATCATGA
- a CDS encoding YjcZ family sporulation protein, with protein sequence MFGFGGYGCCGNSGYGYGGSYGGGYGGGGSTFAIIVVLFILLIIVGASFC encoded by the coding sequence ATGTTTGGTTTCGGTGGCTACGGTTGCTGCGGCAACAGCGGTTATGGATATGGCGGCAGTTATGGCGGAGGCTACGGTGGTGGCGGTTCTACGTTCGCGATAATCGTTGTGTTGTTTATCCTATTGATCATTGTAGGGGCTTCTTTCTGCTAA
- the spoVAE gene encoding stage V sporulation protein AE — protein sequence MLAMFFWAFVIGGLICVVGQLLFDVAKLTPAHTLSLFVVIGAVLGGFDLYEPLVDFAGAGATIPIVSFGNSLVNGAMMESEKHGIVGVLTGMFEITSSGISAAIIFGFIGALVFRPKG from the coding sequence ATGTTAGCGATGTTTTTTTGGGCCTTTGTCATCGGTGGATTGATTTGTGTAGTCGGCCAGCTTCTTTTTGATGTTGCTAAGCTGACACCAGCACATACGCTAAGTTTATTCGTTGTAATAGGGGCGGTTCTTGGCGGGTTTGACTTATATGAACCGCTTGTTGACTTTGCAGGCGCAGGAGCAACGATACCGATCGTTTCATTTGGGAATTCCCTTGTGAACGGTGCGATGATGGAATCCGAAAAACATGGCATCGTCGGCGTACTAACAGGAATGTTTGAAATCACGAGCTCCGGTATCTCGGCAGCCATCATCTTCGGATTTATCGGGGCTTTGGTTTTCAGGCCAAAGGGATAG
- the spoVAD gene encoding stage V sporulation protein AD, with amino-acid sequence MLKGKQTWMFANKPVILETGVTGGPFEANGEIAGDFDILYGDLWMEQDSYEKAHRHLMEKAVELALEKGEIEKEQVQFFLAGDLINQITPTSFAARTHGIPYFGLFGACSTSMEGLALAAFITNYGGANYVLTGASSHNAAVEKQFRYPTEYGGQKPPTAQWTITGAGVALVAPNGSRQGEYPHVVSATIGKVIDMGLKDPFNMGGAMAPAAVDTILAHFKDTGLGPDDYDLVITGDLGQVGRETALDLLKQKGCQINQEKFKDCGLMIFKKDQPVLAGGSGAGCSAVVLYGHILNQMISGHYKKILLVATGALLSPLSVQQKETIPCIAHAVSIEYGMNS; translated from the coding sequence GTGTTAAAAGGAAAACAAACATGGATGTTCGCCAATAAACCAGTCATTTTGGAAACAGGAGTAACAGGCGGGCCGTTTGAAGCAAATGGCGAAATCGCGGGCGACTTCGATATTTTGTACGGAGATTTGTGGATGGAGCAGGATTCGTATGAGAAGGCCCATCGCCACTTGATGGAGAAGGCTGTGGAACTTGCATTGGAAAAAGGAGAAATTGAAAAGGAGCAGGTGCAGTTTTTCTTGGCGGGTGATTTAATTAACCAGATTACCCCAACAAGTTTTGCGGCAAGAACGCATGGCATCCCCTACTTCGGGTTGTTTGGGGCGTGCTCCACTTCAATGGAGGGGCTTGCATTGGCTGCCTTCATCACAAATTATGGCGGGGCGAATTACGTGCTGACAGGGGCCTCGAGCCACAATGCAGCCGTTGAAAAGCAATTCCGCTATCCGACTGAATATGGAGGGCAAAAACCTCCTACAGCTCAGTGGACGATAACGGGAGCGGGGGTGGCACTGGTCGCTCCGAATGGAAGCAGGCAAGGCGAATACCCGCATGTGGTTTCGGCCACGATCGGCAAGGTCATTGACATGGGGCTGAAGGATCCGTTCAATATGGGGGGAGCGATGGCCCCGGCTGCCGTCGATACGATCCTTGCCCATTTCAAAGATACGGGATTGGGTCCGGATGATTATGATTTGGTTATTACCGGTGATTTAGGGCAAGTGGGCAGGGAAACCGCCCTGGATTTATTAAAACAAAAGGGATGTCAAATCAATCAGGAAAAATTCAAAGATTGCGGCTTGATGATTTTTAAAAAGGACCAGCCCGTTTTAGCGGGCGGCAGCGGCGCGGGATGTTCAGCAGTGGTTTTATATGGACATATCCTCAATCAAATGATTTCAGGTCATTATAAAAAAATCCTGCTGGTTGCTACTGGGGCATTATTGTCGCCGTTATCGGTCCAGCAAAAGGAAACGATTCCGTGCATTGCTCATGCGGTATCCATCGAGTATGGGATGAATTCATGA
- the truA gene encoding tRNA pseudouridine(38-40) synthase TruA, with translation MNNYKLTIQYDGGRYRGWQRLGDSDDTIQGKIENVLTEMAGEKIEIIGCSRTDAGVHAFAQIANFKIAGNLTESEIMNYLNRYLPQDISIKEVMLVPDRFHARYNAKDKTYLYKIWNERYTNPFMRKYSMHVEEKLDIERMKRACQYFIGAHDFTAFSNAKSKKKSMVREIYVIDIEENAGFIEISVRGDGFLYNMVRKMVGTLIEVGLGEIDAEQIPGILESKERIQTGRMADAAGLHLVKVDF, from the coding sequence ATGAACAATTATAAGCTGACCATTCAATATGATGGCGGACGCTATAGGGGCTGGCAACGGCTGGGCGATAGTGACGATACGATTCAAGGGAAAATAGAAAATGTATTAACGGAAATGGCAGGGGAGAAAATCGAAATCATTGGATGCAGCAGAACGGATGCCGGTGTTCATGCTTTTGCCCAGATTGCCAATTTCAAGATCGCTGGAAATTTGACAGAATCAGAAATAATGAACTATTTGAATAGATATTTGCCCCAAGATATAAGCATCAAAGAGGTCATGTTAGTTCCTGATCGTTTTCATGCCCGTTATAATGCTAAGGACAAAACCTATTTATATAAGATCTGGAACGAGAGGTATACGAATCCGTTCATGAGAAAGTACAGTATGCATGTTGAGGAAAAGCTGGATATAGAAAGAATGAAAAGGGCGTGTCAATATTTTATAGGTGCCCATGATTTCACTGCTTTTTCAAATGCAAAGTCCAAGAAAAAATCAATGGTGCGTGAAATATATGTGATTGATATAGAGGAAAATGCCGGCTTCATCGAAATTAGTGTGCGTGGGGATGGTTTTCTTTATAATATGGTTAGAAAGATGGTCGGGACGCTGATAGAGGTCGGGCTTGGTGAAATAGACGCTGAGCAAATCCCGGGCATTCTGGAGTCGAAGGAAAGAATCCAAACGGGCCGTATGGCGGATGCCGCCGGGCTGCATTTAGTAAAGGTTGATTTTTAG